The sequence below is a genomic window from Polyangiaceae bacterium.
CGCGGCACCATCGATGACACCGCCGCGCTCAAGGCGCTCAGCGAACAGAACGGCATTCCCGGTATCGACCTCACGCAGCTCTGCTTGCGCCTCGATGACCTCGACCTGTTGCCACGCGAGATAGCCGAGAAGCATCTGATCTTGCCGGTCCTGGTGCGCAACGATCGCCTGTTCATCGCGATGGCGAACCCGGGGGAAAAGAAGGTCGTCGACGAGCTCGAGTTCGTCACCGGCAAGAAGGTTTACCCCTATGTAGCCCTTGAGCAGAGCCTGTCTCGCGTGATCGAGGATGCCTACACACGCAAGGCCCGCGGGGAGGACTTCTACATCGGGCCCAAGTGTCCCCCGGAGGTGCTCCAGCGCATCGGTTTGGCGCCCGACGGCACGCCGCTCGACGCCGAAGAAGAGTTTCCTGAAGGCCCGCTGTCCCTCACGGAGCCCGAGTCGATCCCGCCCCCCAGGGATCAAGCGGGCGTGGTGATGGACGATGCGGTTGGCCGCGCCTCTCAAGTGGACGAGGTGGAGGACGATGATTTCGGTGATGTTTCGAAAGAGCTCAGCGTCGTCACGGACATCCCCGACAACGATCCGGCTTCTTCGCCAAACGCCAAGACCGTGCTCGTGGTGGACGACGAAGCCGAGATCCGCCGCATGTTGGTCAAGCTGCTCTCCACCCGCGGCTACCGGGTGCTTGAAGTCGACCGTGGACTCTCGGCCTTACGTATGGTCAAGGAGCACCGCCCCGACCTGATCATCCTGGACGCGATGCTGCCAGAGGTTCACGGGTTCGAGATCGCGCGCCGCATCAAGGGCAGCAAGCGCTACGGAGAGATCCCGATTGTCATGATCAGCGCGGTGTACCGTGGCTGGCGTTACGCTGAAGACCTGAGGCAATCCTGCGGCGTCGAGTTCTACATCGAGAAACCTTTTCGTATCGCAGACGTCACCAATGCCGTGGAGAGCGCGCTTGCCGGCCGCCAGGAGGCCAAGGATCCCCAGCAAATCTCAGCCGAAGCGGAGCGCGAGCTGAACGCCGGCGTCTCCGCCTACAAGGCGGGGCGCATCGACGAGGCGATGGAGCACCTCAAGCGCGGGATCAACATCGACCCCCTCGCGTATCGCCTGCACTTTCACCTGGGGCTGCTGTACGGCAAGAAGGGGCAAGTGTACGAGGCTATCAGCGAACTCGAAACCGCAGTCGAGATAAACTCTCGGCACTTTCCGGCCGTCAAGAACCTAGCGGTGCTCTACCAAAAGGCCGGTTTTCGCAACAAGGCGACGGAGACTTGGGAGCGCGCTCTGAACCTGGCTCCCGACGAAGAAACCCGTCAGTCGATCAAGCAACACCTGGTGAGCTTGCTCTGATGTACCTCCCCGCATTTGCCAAGCATCCGAGCACCCTTGGTCCCGCGTATGAGCTAGGATTAGCCAACGCTTTGCGCTTTCATTGCTTCACACCCGCCCTCAAGAAGCTTGGCAGGCGGGCCGGGTGTTCGTATCAGTCCATGGCTTGCCCTGATCACGAGGTCGCACGCCACCTTCCCGCTACTCCCGACGCGGTGCGCTAAACGCAATGAAGTTTCTCTGTCCGAGCTGCAAGGCGAAGTACCAAATCGCCGATGAGAAGGTTGCGGGTCGCAACGTCAAGATGAAGTGCCGTAAGTGCGGCCACTTGATTCATGTGAACCAGGCAGCCGCGGCGCCGCTATCCGTGGCGCCCGAGGCTCCCGCATCGAGTAAGCCCGCGCCTTCGTCTGGCGCTGGGAGCTCGCCCGGTGCTGGCAGTTCGCCGCGGC
It includes:
- a CDS encoding response regulator; the protein is MSKKQIGRILLQQRALSPEELEKALAERGAGGGRLASRLAERGTIDDTAALKALSEQNGIPGIDLTQLCLRLDDLDLLPREIAEKHLILPVLVRNDRLFIAMANPGEKKVVDELEFVTGKKVYPYVALEQSLSRVIEDAYTRKARGEDFYIGPKCPPEVLQRIGLAPDGTPLDAEEEFPEGPLSLTEPESIPPPRDQAGVVMDDAVGRASQVDEVEDDDFGDVSKELSVVTDIPDNDPASSPNAKTVLVVDDEAEIRRMLVKLLSTRGYRVLEVDRGLSALRMVKEHRPDLIILDAMLPEVHGFEIARRIKGSKRYGEIPIVMISAVYRGWRYAEDLRQSCGVEFYIEKPFRIADVTNAVESALAGRQEAKDPQQISAEAERELNAGVSAYKAGRIDEAMEHLKRGINIDPLAYRLHFHLGLLYGKKGQVYEAISELETAVEINSRHFPAVKNLAVLYQKAGFRNKATETWERALNLAPDEETRQSIKQHLVSLL